The genomic stretch TCTCGATTCGCAGCTTATTTGCTAAGCATAGCACAGTATACTTCGAAACTATACTGTTTCTAAATTTCGAGGTCACTTTTCGCTCGGTAGAATGCCTGCTTCGTCCTTGAGCGAGCCGGTTTTACCAGATCGGCTGGAGTTGGTGGCGGAGGAGCAACAGCTACCGTGGCCTTGCTGTGATTGTTGTTAGCACTGTCAGTGAACCTAGTGTCAACACACTCTAGCAGATCTTCGACATTTTTTCCATCTTCGGTGAAAAGCCGTACAATGTTCGGCTCTCCCTCGTTGCTAACAATCTCGAAGGAAAATTTAGCACGTCCAGCGTCGGTGAGCGAAAGGAACCGTTTCTGGACCACTTCTAGGACGTTTTCTTCGTTGGGGGAATACGTTTCCAGGCAGCATTTTTTGGCTAGTAGCGAAATTTGCTCTATACCGGAAGGCATTTTTCGGAGATCGGTAGCAAACGACGTGAAACCGTAATCTATCAATTGAACCTTGTACTGTCGATTCGCGGCAGAGATTATCTGGGCGCGGTAATACTTATTGTATGAAACTAAATAAGCCAAACAGTACATGCCTTCGTAAATTTCGTCATGTGTCAGGCGCTCGCATTGAGCTGCTTTACTCGCCAGTAATTCTTCCATGTTTTTCAGTGCATCGAACGTGTTGCGAAATTGTATGTAGAAGTCTGCAGGAGAATTGACGTGACTCACGAACACATATCCTTCCAGAGGATAACTGTCATCTATTGTTTTATCTTCGCTAAGATAGAAACTGGAGTTCATCACGTTGGCGGATCCTTTCTCACACAAATCCATCAACTGCTCGTTGATGTTAACCTCTTCTAGGAAAAGTTCAACGGTGGCTACCGTGCCAGGATTATTAAGTTGGACCGTGAACACCGTTTCACCCATTGCAGCAATGTCCCTGAACTTTGTTTCAGCTTCCTCAGACCACGCCTTGACACCATCTGGTAGTTTGAGGGTACATTTTGTACAGAGAGATGGTAGTTCAGCTACCCCAGATTCTAATTCGCGCACATTTCGCACCAGCAAGGTATTACCATAATCAAGGAAAAAGACCTCAAACTGCTTGTCCTCTTTAACCTGCAGGATACGAGCGCGATACCAAAGACCATCATCGGGGAATTCCGCAACGTAAACAGATCCAATCAGAGGATTAGCCACTAGAGCAAACTCTTCGAATCGTGCCATGTAATCTGACATCACATCCAACGGATTAATATCACGTTCGAGTTGAAGATAAAACTCCCGAATCGACTCAATATGACTGGTAAAACAACGTTGACCAGATGGCACGAACTCCATCTTGCCCGCCAGTTGCTTCGAAATTAACTCCTCTGTCAGATCTCTGTTTCCACTTTTCAACGTAATGTAATTCACACCTTGTGCTTCGATCAGATATTGTATCTCCACCTCATCCAGCTCTCGCAGCAACATAGTTGCTTCCTCGTTCCAGCTCTTCTTACCTCCCGTTGGTATCGCAAGCAAAGAGCATTGTTTAGCGTAAATCTTAAATTTCATCAAACTCTCGTTAACATCTTTCAGGTCATTTTTCTTATTACTAGTGATCACATCACTGTTGCCGTAGTCAATAAATTGGATAATCAAATCGTCATGGCTGTCGATAATACGAGCACGATACCAAAGGTCATCAGCAGAGTACGGAGCAATACAGTGTCGATTGACGGAGAAATCCTTCAGCGGCGGTAAAGCTTGGGCGATAATTTGCAGGTTCTCCTGCAGTTGATCCAAATCCTCTAGATCAGAACACATCTGCACGAACAGCTGATTGGGATTGTCAACATGACTAATAAACGCTTTAACTTTCTGTGATGTTGGCTCGGGTTCTGTCTCCTCAACCTGTTCCGGAATCGTTTCCATACTGTTCTCGTTGCACACCGGTGCCGTTTTTTGGTTTAAAATCTCTTCGTGGTCCAAATCCTTTACCAATTGCTTGTCTTTGAGTACATTCACAATACTGTAATCATTTGAAGTAATATCAACGATCCAAATGTCGTTCCGATAATCGAGGACAGTTAGCTCAAGCTCGTAGCCGCCAGTGAGCAATGCAATTTCCTGTTTCAACTGCTCCTCGTCTCCCTCGTTGAGGCAGGCCAATGGTAGGTAGACACGGTGTGCGAAAGCACTGTACTCACGGAATGGAGCTTCCAATACTTTGAGATCCTGGTGTTTAACCTTTTCGCGATTTCCGTAATCCACCAGAAGCACCTCGATATTGTCCACATCTTGCAGCGAAATAATTTTCGAACGATACCAATTGCCGTCAGCGGATTTCGACGCACACAGTTCGTTGACCTGTAGATTCTGGACAACCTCACCGTGTTGCTCGTAGTAATCGAACAAATCATCCAGCAGCTTACCAATTTCTGTGCTCCATTTCACATTCTGTACGTAAACACAATTCGGTTCGTAGACGTATGTCACAAGTGCAATGAATTTGTTTTGCAGTATAGGCATGTCTACGATCGTGGGTAGAATCTGAGTCGATAATTGTGGAATCATGAGAGTTAGTATCAATCTGAAATGAGCAAATTAATAAAATGATGTTCTGTTCTGCTTTTATTGGATAGCTACCTTTCGTCATTTGATACATCTTCAACCTGCGCAAAGCAGAACTGATCGAGCCAATTCGATCTGACGTCAGCCACCACGGAATGTTCGTAGGCTGCATGTTCTACATGGCGGCAATTCAGAACCGCATCGCTGCCAACAATTTTCACACGGAACTGATCGAGATCCATCAGTTCAATCAGTTTTATCTTAAGAGTTTGACCTTTCAAACGGTCGAGGTCAATGTctgaaatcgaaacaaattAAGCAGCATATAGATATTATTTCCACAGATAAAAAGGTGATCCACCTACCGGTGAGTATTTGAGCAATTAAATTATCCTTTAGCAACGCAAGCTTCAGATCTACCCCGTCCGCTTCGACATCGCAAATGAGCCGCTGCTCGCTTCGTTCCAAAAATACACACTCGATAGAACGCTCGTTAGTCACATATTTGTCGATTTTGTTCTGCAGTTCTTTTACGTCACAGTTCATCTTGATGTTGGTCAACGTACACCGCAGAGCCATCTTCGGTAATGTTGCGAAACGTTTATTCAGCTTCCACAAATCGGCACCGGTGACGATCGTTTTGTTGCCGCAGTCTACCAATTCCACTTTAAATTTACCGAGCACTTCGTTATGCTTCAGCACTTGTGCTCGGTAGAAGGCGTTATGCTTTTGGTAT from Wyeomyia smithii strain HCP4-BCI-WySm-NY-G18 chromosome 3, ASM2978416v1, whole genome shotgun sequence encodes the following:
- the LOC129729390 gene encoding maternal protein tudor, encoding MNTSGRFQSAKNLQPARSLRDPGHNRHGSGNFAPISDQISAYQQLPTRSQLNGNDALIGNGSNFRSPPSSNGNNSFGMSKNGLRRHDVLRSADSSFGSNVSQASSGSGKEIHTIVTFSSTTLTTCSTHQVYVSYVENGPKLFTVQLEASEKALAEMMNSLERVPLRNLSRKPTLGMACIARFSEDQVLYRALIMSINVDSCLVSYVDYGNSETVDFKNLYEIPKEFLKHKIFAMRFTLSNVKKLENANADISGLFSSLVLDKMLTMKVMPLEGPAFVQYCELYDQNENILDKLFDMCKAKPLKFPEPISLDRGTSCIIIIRYIDSCRKFFVQPVDNVQQFEDFLDELADFCRKSSVMNVLNLRDPCVACLNGEGDYRAEVIEKIGEKVKVRLVDYGNIMTVEKNQIKRLSPTFVERPPQVIECCLDGFQDVSEDNLSTTQLEMLSENENGDRKQFKLSVLDVVNGVCIVNLLDESLSPVLNVSKRLLKLKNPAKFIKDQQQQQQQQQQKTVSAAKPTFQQPQPVQAQQAPVISARNPFHSNWLVSDSSNISQTSSVQMPESEVIDLTKDDSQPQYPAPASNNFNYAASRSGPPSNRSGRDSHNSSRDGNSSFGSTKKERFQRPDIPRFNRERNSTPAYIEHDDRCEDSNNYDYQDNRHEREKVVPKERPSDTGSESGFNTQSAERPSSSMDSLKSAVSQDLPDDNVPYTFELSEQIVPMNMKVAIKLTWWVSPEEFYVILKEDDNKYDEMMKQIQKFYKNKSPVDDVPPVGSTVVVRYQKHNAFYRAQVLKHNEVLGKFKVELVDCGNKTIVTGADLWKLNKRFATLPKMALRCTLTNIKMNCDVKELQNKIDKYVTNERSIECVFLERSEQRLICDVEADGVDLKLALLKDNLIAQILTDIDLDRLKGQTLKIKLIELMDLDQFRVKIVGSDAVLNCRHVEHAAYEHSVVADVRSNWLDQFCFAQVEDVSNDERLILTLMIPQLSTQILPTIVDMPILQNKFIALVTYVYEPNCVYVQNVKWSTEIGKLLDDLFDYYEQHGEVVQNLQVNELCASKSADGNWYRSKIISLQDVDNIEVLLVDYGNREKVKHQDLKVLEAPFREYSAFAHRVYLPLACLNEGDEEQLKQEIALLTGGYELELTVLDYRNDIWIVDITSNDYSIVNVLKDKQLVKDLDHEEILNQKTAPVCNENSMETIPEQVEETEPEPTSQKVKAFISHVDNPNQLFVQMCSDLEDLDQLQENLQIIAQALPPLKDFSVNRHCIAPYSADDLWYRARIIDSHDDLIIQFIDYGNSDVITSNKKNDLKDVNESLMKFKIYAKQCSLLAIPTGGKKSWNEEATMLLRELDEVEIQYLIEAQGVNYITLKSGNRDLTEELISKQLAGKMEFVPSGQRCFTSHIESIREFYLQLERDINPLDVMSDYMARFEEFALVANPLIGSVYVAEFPDDGLWYRARILQVKEDKQFEVFFLDYGNTLLVRNVRELESGVAELPSLCTKCTLKLPDGVKAWSEEAETKFRDIAAMGETVFTVQLNNPGTVATVELFLEEVNINEQLMDLCEKGSANVMNSSFYLSEDKTIDDSYPLEGYVFVSHVNSPADFYIQFRNTFDALKNMEELLASKAAQCERLTHDEIYEGMYCLAYLVSYNKYYRAQIISAANRQYKVQLIDYGFTSFATDLRKMPSGIEQISLLAKKCCLETYSPNEENVLEVVQKRFLSLTDAGRAKFSFEIVSNEGEPNIVRLFTEDGKNVEDLLECVDTRFTDSANNNHSKATVAVAPPPPTPADLVKPARSRTKQAFYRAKSDLEI